The genomic window GTCTTTTAGTGTTGTCTCACTAGCTTCTTTCATCGCTGCGTTAATTTCTTCTTCCGTGACTTTCTTTTCTAAAAGAAGTGAAAGATCAACCAAAGATCCATCAATTACCGGTACCCGGAGTGCTCCGCCTTGGAGACGTCCGTCAATTTCCGGTAAAACCAAGCCGATTGCTTTCGCTGCTCCAGTTGATGTTGGAACAATGTTGGCTGCGGCCGCCCGTCCCCGACGAAGATTCTTTTTCTTAGGGAGATCAAGCGTAGTCTGGTCATTGGTATAAGCGTGAACGGTTGTCATAAATCCACCCTTTAAACCAAATTTTTCATTAAGAACTTTTGCTACTGGAGCCAAGCAGTTGGTTGTGCAACTGGCACCGCTGATAACAATCATGTCCTTGGTTAACTTTTGACTATTGACACCATATACGAAGGTTGGTGTTCCCTTATCGGCCGGTGCCGAAATAACAACGCCTTTAGCTCCGCCCACTTCAACATGGACTTTAGCATCTTCATAGCCTTTGAAACGGCCTGTGCACTCAAGAACGATATCAACTCCATAATCGGACCACTTGATCAAGTTTGGATCGGGTTGTCCAATAACCGGGATTTCACGGCCTTTAAAGATGATGGACTTGCCATCGGCACTGACAGAAATTTCATCTTTAGCGAAGTTTCCGTGTGCGGTATCATATTTCAAAAGATAGGCTAAGTTATCGGCGTCGGTTAAATCGTTGATGGCAACGACTTCAAATTCGCCAGATTCTTCGGCCCGACGGAAAGCCAAGCGACCAATCCGACCAAAGCCATTAATTGCAAGTTTAACTGACATCTGAATGTCCTCCTTATTACTTTGCGGTTTTATTATACAACAAATTTAATAAATTTGTAGGTGATATAAGCGGAAAGCGCGCAAAAATTATTTGTTGGCGAGAGACAATCAAAAAAAGGTATCGTTTTCGGCATTTTTTGACCGATTAAAGATCTTCTAAGCCTTTAAACAGTTCGGAAAGAGAAACTCCCAGTGCGGCCGCAATCCGGCTGATGACCGTCAATGATGGGTTGCGCCGGCCATTTTCCAAGTCCGAAAGATAATTTTTATTTATGCCGGAGCGAAAAGCCAACTCTTCCTGTGACCAATGCCGGTTCTTACGCAGATAGACAATTCTCATGCCCAATTGTTCTTTGATACCAAACACTCTATTTTCCTCGCCGATAATTTTCTGCAATCTTATTCAGACTGCGAAATAGATGGGCTACGTTGCTTTTGGAAATAGGTCGCTCAGTTGCCAATTTTTCCGTCATGCGATCGGCTAATTCTTGCATATTAGCATCTTCGTAGTTCAGTCGAAGTTCGCAAAGAAGCCGCAATTTAGGATTATCAAAGTGATTAAAGCCGATTTTTTGTTCAATCAGTTTTATATCGGCAATCTGATTTTGGGCACTAGACAGAGTTCGCTGATAATTATGCTCGTCACAAAGCGCCATTCTTTGTGAAGCATTCTGCATATCGCGATCAATGCGCACATTCTCATATTGCAGGGAGGAAGCTGTCGCCCCAATAAAGATCAGAAATTCCCCAATTTGGTCGCTTTTTTTCAAATATACCACATGGTAATCGCGTCTTTGAATGACTTTGGGCGTAAAATTGGCATGATGAAAACGTTCGATAAGGCGGCAAAGTTTGTTGGCTAAAACTTCGTCTTTAGTTGCTATTTCTAAATGATAATTGCCACTTTTTGGCGAATTAACCGAGCCCCGAGCCAAAAAAGCTCCGGTTGCATAACCGCTGGCCGTATCGTCGCTATAGACAATTTTTCGATCAATCGCTCCACCTGGAAAGGATATTGATAAATCTTCAAGAATAAAATCCACCCGGTCTTCAATTGCAATAATGTAATATGTATTCTTCTTAAAATGCATATTTTTTTGATAATGAAAGGATGGGTCGATTCCATAGAATTCTTTTATTAAAGAGTAAATATATTTTGCCACTTTGGCGTTTTCTGTTCGTAGCAAAAGGCGCGCTTGGCGCGCTGCGATCGACAGCGAACCGTTCATCCGCATAAAGGCGGAAAGAATAGCTTTTTTCCGCGCTAAAGCATATTTAGTCTCGCCCTCTTCTTTGGGACGTACGATGTCTTCTTTAACCATCATCGTAAAGGAAATATAATCAAACATCAGCGCTCACCCCGTCTAAGATCGCGATGTGTGGCTGATATAGAAAATGTTCCCTTTAATTTTTCCGCCACTTTTTCAACGCAATAAACCGAACGATGCTGACCACCGCTGCACCCAATTGCCACCACAATCATTCCCCGAGCCTCGTCGCTCGCCTTCGATAAATAAAAGGTAAGATATGAGAAAATGCGATTGATCAATTCTTCGCTTTGACTTTGATTGTTCAAGAATTTCACAACCGCTTGATCTTTTCCTGTTTTGTTTCTTAGCTCAGGAATATAAAACGGATTCGGTAATAATCGTGCATCGAAAACAATGTCGGCATTTAAAGGAAGTCCATATTTAAAGCCAAAAGAGACAAGATTGATTTTAATGGCCGGAGTTTTTGAATTCTTTAGTATTGAAAACATTTGCTTCCGCAAATCAATGACTCGCATATTACTGGTATCGATAAAAAAATCCGCTTGCTCACGAATCCGAGTCTCCATTTGCATTTCTTTATCTATTCCGTCCTCAAGCGACAATCCGTTGACTTGAAGCGGATGTGAATGCCGGGTTAACTTATATCGGCTAATAATATCTTCCTTAGATGCCACGAACAAAAATAATTTTATATCGAAATCTTTGCTGTTTTTGAGCGATAGAATAAGTTTCTCCGCTTCCATAATGTTTATCGTTATGGCGGTCTTGGCACTATGATGACTGGGTTCGTTAATCAAAAGACTCAGTAGGCTTTCAATCAGTTCCGCCGGTAAATTATCAATAACTCGATATTTTAATTCTTCCAGCACAAAAGAGGCGGTCGAACGTCCCGCGCCACTTAATCCCGTTAAAATAACCAGTTGTTTTTTCATCAGACTACC from Bacilli bacterium includes these protein-coding regions:
- the gap gene encoding type I glyceraldehyde-3-phosphate dehydrogenase, whose translation is MSVKLAINGFGRIGRLAFRRAEESGEFEVVAINDLTDADNLAYLLKYDTAHGNFAKDEISVSADGKSIIFKGREIPVIGQPDPNLIKWSDYGVDIVLECTGRFKGYEDAKVHVEVGGAKGVVISAPADKGTPTFVYGVNSQKLTKDMIVISGASCTTNCLAPVAKVLNEKFGLKGGFMTTVHAYTNDQTTLDLPKKKNLRRGRAAAANIVPTSTGAAKAIGLVLPEIDGRLQGGALRVPVIDGSLVDLSLLLEKKVTEEEINAAMKEASETTLKDVLGYTEDEVVSSDIIGITYGSLFDATQTKVFEKDGTQYVKVVSWYDNEYSYTCQFVRLAGEMAKVLGVK
- a CDS encoding helix-turn-helix transcriptional regulator, with product MFGIKEQLGMRIVYLRKNRHWSQEELAFRSGINKNYLSDLENGRRNPSLTVISRIAAALGVSLSELFKGLEDL
- the whiA gene encoding DNA-binding protein WhiA, whose translation is MFDYISFTMMVKEDIVRPKEEGETKYALARKKAILSAFMRMNGSLSIAARQARLLLRTENAKVAKYIYSLIKEFYGIDPSFHYQKNMHFKKNTYYIIAIEDRVDFILEDLSISFPGGAIDRKIVYSDDTASGYATGAFLARGSVNSPKSGNYHLEIATKDEVLANKLCRLIERFHHANFTPKVIQRRDYHVVYLKKSDQIGEFLIFIGATASSLQYENVRIDRDMQNASQRMALCDEHNYQRTLSSAQNQIADIKLIEQKIGFNHFDNPKLRLLCELRLNYEDANMQELADRMTEKLATERPISKSNVAHLFRSLNKIAENYRRGK
- the rapZ gene encoding RNase adapter RapZ — encoded protein: MKKQLVILTGLSGAGRSTASFVLEELKYRVIDNLPAELIESLLSLLINEPSHHSAKTAITINIMEAEKLILSLKNSKDFDIKLFLFVASKEDIISRYKLTRHSHPLQVNGLSLEDGIDKEMQMETRIREQADFFIDTSNMRVIDLRKQMFSILKNSKTPAIKINLVSFGFKYGLPLNADIVFDARLLPNPFYIPELRNKTGKDQAVVKFLNNQSQSEELINRIFSYLTFYLSKASDEARGMIVVAIGCSGGQHRSVYCVEKVAEKLKGTFSISATHRDLRRGER